A genome region from Micromonospora peucetia includes the following:
- a CDS encoding argininosuccinate synthase, which produces MTERVVLAYSGGLDTSVAIPYLADQTGAEVIAVAVDVGQGGEDLDAIRQRALDCGAVESEVVDARDEFAAEYCLPAIRANALYMDRYPLVSALSRPLIVKHLVAAARKHGGTIVSHGCTGKGNDQVRFEVGLAALAPDLRIVAPARDFAWTRDKAIAFAEEKGLPIDVSAKSPYSIDQNLWGRAVETGFLEDIWNGPVEDLYSYTSDPAQERDADEVVITFDAGVPVAIDGETVTPYQAILELNRRAGAQGVGRLDMVEDRLVGIKSREVYEAPGAIALITAHQELEAVTVERDLARFKRGVDQRWGELVYDGLWFSPLKYSLDAFIDDAQRHVTGEVRLALHGGRATVTGRRSEASLYDFGLATYDTGDTFDQSQAKGFVQLWGLPSKMAAARDARLGGF; this is translated from the coding sequence ATGACCGAGCGGGTCGTTCTTGCGTACTCCGGAGGGCTCGACACCTCCGTGGCCATTCCGTACCTGGCCGATCAGACCGGCGCCGAGGTGATCGCGGTGGCGGTCGACGTCGGGCAGGGCGGCGAGGACCTCGACGCCATCCGGCAGCGCGCCCTGGACTGCGGCGCGGTGGAGTCGGAGGTGGTCGACGCGCGCGACGAGTTCGCCGCCGAGTACTGCCTGCCGGCCATCCGCGCGAACGCGCTCTACATGGACCGCTATCCGTTGGTGTCCGCGCTGTCCCGGCCGCTGATCGTCAAGCACCTGGTGGCCGCGGCCCGCAAGCACGGCGGCACCATCGTGTCGCACGGCTGCACCGGCAAGGGCAACGACCAGGTCCGTTTCGAGGTTGGCCTGGCCGCGCTCGCGCCCGACCTGAGGATCGTCGCGCCGGCTCGGGACTTCGCCTGGACCCGGGACAAGGCGATCGCCTTCGCCGAGGAGAAGGGGCTGCCGATCGACGTGTCGGCGAAGTCGCCGTACTCCATCGACCAGAACCTGTGGGGCCGTGCAGTCGAGACGGGCTTCCTGGAGGACATCTGGAACGGCCCCGTCGAGGACCTGTACTCGTACACCTCCGATCCGGCGCAGGAGCGCGACGCCGACGAGGTCGTGATCACCTTCGACGCCGGCGTGCCGGTGGCGATCGACGGCGAGACCGTCACCCCGTACCAGGCGATCCTGGAGCTCAACCGGCGTGCGGGCGCCCAGGGCGTCGGCCGGCTCGACATGGTCGAGGACCGCCTCGTCGGCATCAAGAGCCGCGAGGTGTACGAGGCGCCGGGCGCGATCGCGCTGATCACCGCCCACCAGGAGCTGGAGGCGGTGACCGTGGAGCGGGACCTGGCCCGGTTCAAGCGCGGCGTCGACCAGCGCTGGGGCGAGCTGGTCTACGACGGCCTCTGGTTCTCCCCGCTGAAGTACTCGCTGGACGCGTTCATCGACGACGCGCAGCGGCACGTCACCGGCGAGGTGCGGCTGGCCCTGCACGGCGGCCGGGCCACCGTCACCGGGCGGCGCTCCGAGGCGAGTCTCTACGACTTCGGCCTGGCCACCTACGACACGGGGGACACCTTCGACCAGTCCCAGGCGAAGGGCTTCGTGCAGCTCTGGGGCCTGCCGAGCAAGATGGCCGCCGCGCGGGACGCCCGGCTGGGAGGCTTCTGA
- a CDS encoding arginine repressor: MTAPLTRAARHGRIVELIREKAIHSQTELADLLSGDGVQVTQATLSRDLKELGAVTARGGDGRAVYVIPEDGHRPLRDAEAAPARLVRLLHELLNGVDASGNIAVLRTPPGAAQYLASALDRAGLPEVVGTIAGDDTILVVAREAVGGAALGDKLAGWARREENVEGNTSP; this comes from the coding sequence ATGACCGCCCCGCTGACCCGCGCCGCCCGGCACGGCCGCATCGTCGAGCTGATCCGGGAAAAGGCGATCCACTCGCAGACCGAGCTGGCCGACCTGCTCTCCGGCGACGGCGTCCAGGTCACCCAGGCCACCCTGTCCCGGGATCTCAAGGAGTTGGGCGCGGTCACCGCGCGCGGCGGCGACGGGCGGGCCGTCTACGTGATCCCCGAGGACGGTCACCGGCCGTTGCGCGACGCCGAGGCGGCACCGGCCCGGCTGGTCCGGCTGCTGCACGAGCTGCTCAACGGGGTCGACGCCAGCGGCAACATCGCCGTGTTGCGCACCCCGCCGGGCGCTGCCCAGTACCTGGCCAGCGCGTTGGACCGAGCGGGCCTGCCCGAGGTCGTCGGCACCATCGCCGGCGACGACACCATCCTCGTCGTGGCCCGTGAGGCTGTCGGCGGGGCCGCGCTCGGCGACAAGCTCGCCGGCTGGGCCCGCCGGGAAGAGAACGTCGAAGGGAACACCTCACCATGA
- the argF gene encoding ornithine carbamoyltransferase → MIRHFLRDDDLTPAEQANVLDLAARMKADRFGHRPLAGPRSVAVLFDKQSLRTRFSFDVGIAELGGHPLVVDTQVTHFGRGETLADAGRVLSRYVAAIVLRTHGDDRIAEVADGATVPVVNALTDGFHPCQLLADLLTVREHCGGTIGRTLAYVGDAANNLAHSYLLAGATAGMHVRVAGPAGFGPDPEVVARAEKIAASTGGSVRALTDPVAAVAGADVVATDTWTSMGQEDDGLDRITPFLPYQVNAALLGHAAPDAVVLHCLPAHRGEEITDEVLDGPQSVVFDQAENRLHAQKALLTFLLGAASAAPDAAAPAVAATRETP, encoded by the coding sequence ATGATCCGGCACTTCCTGCGGGACGACGACCTGACCCCCGCCGAGCAGGCGAACGTGCTCGACCTCGCGGCCCGGATGAAGGCCGACCGCTTCGGCCACCGGCCGCTGGCCGGGCCACGGTCGGTGGCGGTGCTGTTCGACAAGCAGAGCCTGCGTACCCGGTTCTCGTTCGACGTCGGCATCGCCGAGTTGGGCGGGCATCCCCTCGTGGTGGACACCCAGGTCACCCACTTCGGGCGGGGTGAGACCCTGGCCGACGCCGGCCGGGTGCTGTCCCGCTACGTCGCGGCGATCGTGCTGCGTACCCACGGCGACGACCGGATCGCCGAGGTCGCCGACGGCGCCACCGTGCCGGTGGTCAACGCGCTCACCGACGGCTTCCACCCCTGCCAACTCCTGGCCGACCTGCTCACCGTGCGTGAGCACTGCGGCGGCACCATCGGCCGGACGCTGGCCTACGTCGGCGACGCCGCGAACAACCTGGCCCATTCTTACCTGCTGGCCGGCGCCACCGCCGGGATGCACGTCCGGGTCGCCGGGCCGGCCGGCTTCGGCCCCGACCCGGAGGTGGTCGCCCGCGCCGAGAAGATCGCCGCCAGCACCGGGGGTTCGGTGCGGGCGCTGACCGACCCGGTCGCGGCGGTGGCTGGCGCCGACGTGGTCGCCACGGACACCTGGACCTCGATGGGGCAGGAGGACGACGGGCTGGACCGGATCACCCCGTTCCTGCCCTACCAGGTCAACGCCGCGCTGCTCGGGCACGCCGCACCCGATGCCGTCGTGCTGCACTGCCTGCCCGCGCACCGGGGCGAGGAGATCACCGACGAGGTGCTCGACGGCCCGCAGAGCGTCGTGTTCGACCAGGCGGAGAATCGGCTGCACGCCCAGAAGGCGCTGCTGACGTTCCTCCTCGGGGCCGCCTCCGCCGCCCCGGACGCGGCGGCGCCAGCCGTCGCCGCGACCAGGGAGACACCATGA